From the genome of Haloterrigena sp. KLK7, one region includes:
- a CDS encoding methyltransferase domain-containing protein → MYLLELGGEDDAFAAREATSAATGVRRIAPGLAVANAVSSERVRGLAYTHRASELMGRTDADLESARALLETAPIDREGSVAVRATDVHGSTAVSTERAERELGSVLVERGFSVDLDDPDHVLRATFSEGTLEGGGSLEADAETGDLFASEGADADALSERVSVCALGWLAAESVRDFGSRAPTDKPFFQPGSMDPLLARAAANIAGARPGATILDPMCGTGGGLVEAGLVGADVVGTDAQEKMVRGARENLAHFLEPETASPTGVDRGGWAVARGDATHLPLADDGVDGVVFDAPYGRQSKIETHRLEDLVSGALAEARRVAPRAVMIADRSWASEARAAGWELEAAFERRVHRSLTRYVLVLERREPST, encoded by the coding sequence GTGTACCTGCTCGAGCTCGGCGGCGAGGACGACGCGTTCGCGGCCCGCGAAGCGACCAGCGCCGCGACCGGCGTCCGGCGGATCGCCCCCGGCCTCGCCGTCGCGAACGCCGTCAGCTCCGAGCGCGTCCGCGGACTGGCGTACACCCACCGCGCGAGCGAGCTGATGGGTCGGACGGACGCCGACCTCGAGAGCGCGCGGGCGCTGCTCGAGACCGCGCCGATCGACCGCGAGGGGAGCGTCGCCGTGCGCGCGACCGACGTCCACGGCTCGACGGCCGTCAGCACCGAACGCGCGGAGCGCGAACTCGGGAGCGTGCTGGTCGAGCGGGGCTTTTCAGTCGACCTCGACGACCCGGACCACGTGCTGCGTGCGACGTTTTCCGAGGGGACGCTCGAGGGCGGCGGGAGCCTCGAGGCCGACGCGGAGACCGGCGACCTGTTCGCCTCGGAGGGGGCGGACGCGGACGCACTGAGCGAACGCGTCTCCGTCTGCGCGCTGGGCTGGCTCGCCGCCGAGAGCGTCCGCGACTTCGGGAGCCGCGCGCCGACGGACAAACCCTTCTTCCAGCCGGGGAGCATGGACCCCCTGCTGGCCCGCGCGGCGGCGAACATCGCGGGCGCCCGGCCCGGCGCGACGATCCTCGATCCGATGTGCGGGACCGGCGGTGGCCTCGTCGAGGCCGGTCTCGTCGGCGCCGACGTCGTTGGAACGGACGCGCAGGAAAAGATGGTCCGTGGCGCGCGGGAGAACTTAGCACACTTCCTCGAGCCCGAGACGGCGTCGCCGACCGGCGTCGACCGCGGGGGCTGGGCCGTCGCGCGCGGCGACGCGACCCACCTTCCGCTCGCGGACGACGGCGTCGACGGCGTCGTCTTCGACGCGCCCTACGGTCGCCAGTCGAAGATCGAGACCCACCGCCTCGAGGATCTGGTGTCCGGGGCGTTGGCCGAGGCGCGACGAGTCGCCCCGCGGGCCGTGATGATCGCCGATCGATCGTGGGCGAGCGAGGCCCGCGCGGCGGGATGGGAACTCGAGGCCGCGTTCGAACGCCGCGTCCATCGCTCGCTGACGCGGTACGTGCTCGTCCTCGAGCGACGGGAGCCGTCGACGTAG
- a CDS encoding DUF5828 family protein: MEESISGFKVRGDWGDVVEHGERITRALRDAGVHDPADSDGVEEADSARFADAFEEWEEWRPKAHETLETDVSEKTSDQASVEEGKGEKAGKDPDEDIKTAGEKLSESYERLEDDDAEGAVGNWRESIDYVARAADSASRKALRRVEDTVYQNVMTQLAPYYFDNELISANIQQSTRNGGNGEQFVFEVNVNDDVLKDDVSDLLAEYEDEVDRWHVGVEKDTDAAEAIEGAEPPPEPDDDSRSTTN, from the coding sequence ATGGAAGAGAGCATCTCGGGCTTCAAGGTTCGCGGTGACTGGGGCGACGTCGTCGAGCACGGCGAGCGCATCACCCGCGCGCTCCGGGACGCCGGCGTCCACGATCCCGCCGATTCCGACGGGGTCGAGGAGGCCGACAGTGCCCGCTTCGCCGACGCCTTCGAGGAGTGGGAGGAGTGGCGTCCCAAGGCCCACGAGACCCTCGAGACCGACGTCAGCGAGAAGACGTCCGACCAGGCCAGCGTCGAGGAGGGCAAGGGCGAGAAGGCCGGCAAGGATCCCGATGAGGACATCAAGACCGCCGGTGAGAAGCTCTCGGAGTCGTACGAGCGACTCGAGGACGACGACGCCGAGGGCGCGGTCGGCAACTGGCGGGAGTCGATCGATTACGTCGCGCGCGCGGCCGACTCGGCGAGCCGCAAGGCGCTCCGTCGCGTCGAGGACACGGTCTACCAGAACGTGATGACCCAGCTGGCGCCGTACTACTTCGACAACGAGCTGATCAGCGCCAACATCCAGCAGTCGACGCGCAACGGCGGGAACGGCGAGCAGTTCGTCTTCGAGGTCAACGTCAACGACGACGTCCTCAAGGACGACGTCTCCGACCTGCTGGCCGAGTACGAGGACGAGGTCGACCGCTGGCACGTCGGCGTCGAGAAGGACACCGACGCGGCCGAGGCGATCGAAGGGGCCGAGCCGCCGCCGGAGCCGGACGACGACTCGCGGTCGACGACGAACTGA
- a CDS encoding TATA-box-binding protein, producing the protein MTDPKDTINIENVVASTGIGQELDLQSVAMDLEGADYDPEQFPGLVYRTQNPKSAALIFRSGKIVCTGAKSTDDVHESLRIVFDKLRELQIQVNEDPEIVVQNIVTSADLGRNLNLNAIAIGLGLENIEYEPEQFPGLVYRLDEPEVVALLFGSGKLVITGGKKPKDAEHAVDKIVSRLEDLGLLE; encoded by the coding sequence ATGACGGATCCCAAGGACACCATCAACATCGAAAACGTGGTGGCGTCGACCGGTATCGGGCAGGAACTCGACCTTCAGAGCGTCGCGATGGACCTCGAGGGCGCCGACTACGATCCGGAGCAGTTCCCGGGCCTCGTCTACCGCACCCAGAACCCCAAGTCCGCCGCGCTGATCTTCCGCTCGGGCAAGATCGTCTGTACCGGTGCCAAGAGCACCGACGACGTCCACGAGAGCCTCCGCATCGTCTTCGACAAGCTCCGCGAACTCCAGATCCAGGTCAACGAGGACCCCGAGATCGTCGTCCAGAACATCGTCACCAGCGCCGATCTGGGCCGCAACCTCAACCTGAACGCCATCGCGATCGGGCTGGGCCTCGAGAACATCGAGTACGAGCCCGAGCAGTTCCCCGGTCTGGTCTACCGCCTCGACGAGCCCGAGGTCGTCGCCTTGCTGTTCGGCTCCGGCAAGCTCGTCATCACGGGCGGCAAGAAGCCCAAGGACGCCGAACACGCGGTCGACAAGATCGTCTCCCGCCTCGAGGACCTGGGCCTGCTCGAGTAG
- a CDS encoding HalOD1 output domain-containing protein → MCTTVALAVADATETPVDELPPLYSVIDPDALNGIFQPRNGDRPQADTHVSFSIAGCTVSVRDGTVTVFPDAETSDDRATSMPARVN, encoded by the coding sequence GTGTGTACCACGGTAGCGCTGGCGGTCGCAGACGCGACGGAGACGCCGGTCGACGAACTACCGCCGCTGTACTCGGTGATCGACCCCGACGCCCTCAACGGTATCTTCCAGCCACGCAACGGCGATCGTCCGCAGGCGGATACGCACGTTTCCTTCTCGATCGCGGGCTGCACCGTCAGCGTCCGCGACGGCACCGTTACCGTCTTCCCGGACGCGGAGACGTCCGACGACCGGGCCACCTCGATGCCTGCGCGCGTGAACTGA
- a CDS encoding inorganic phosphate transporter, translating to MVELVTIATFLVAALASLFMAWAIGAGSSGSTPFAPAVGANAISVMRAGFLVGLLGFAGAVLQGANVSEAVGAELIRGVTLSPMAATIGLSIAAGLVAIGVFAGYPIATAFTVTGAVIGVGLAMGGDPAWAKYTEIATLWILVPFVGGGIAYTIARVLRAELIAERYLITVLAAFVGVLVANIEFAILGSAGAGGASIAQASSGWIPGPEIAGVVAMTAAIATLWAVVVGLDLRSDLESGERHFLLVLGGLVAFSAGGSQVGLAVGPLIPLSGTLEIPLIALLVGGGFGLLLGSWTGAPRMIKAISQDYSSLGPRRSIAALIPSFMIAQSAVLFGIPVSFNEIIVSAIIGSGYAAAGAGGGVSARKMGYTVLAWIGSLAGSIIISYVAFTAVAAVLG from the coding sequence ATGGTCGAGCTCGTGACGATCGCGACGTTTCTGGTTGCCGCACTGGCCAGCCTCTTCATGGCCTGGGCGATCGGCGCCGGCTCGAGCGGATCGACGCCGTTCGCCCCGGCGGTCGGCGCGAACGCGATCTCAGTGATGCGAGCGGGCTTTCTCGTCGGCCTCCTCGGGTTCGCCGGCGCGGTGTTACAGGGAGCGAACGTCTCCGAGGCGGTCGGCGCCGAGCTGATCCGCGGCGTGACGCTGTCGCCGATGGCGGCGACGATCGGGCTGTCGATCGCGGCCGGACTGGTCGCGATCGGCGTCTTCGCGGGCTATCCCATCGCGACCGCCTTCACGGTGACGGGGGCGGTCATCGGCGTCGGCCTCGCGATGGGCGGCGATCCCGCGTGGGCGAAGTACACAGAGATCGCGACGCTGTGGATTCTCGTGCCGTTCGTCGGCGGCGGCATCGCGTACACGATCGCGCGCGTGCTCCGTGCGGAACTGATCGCCGAGCGGTATCTGATCACCGTCCTGGCCGCGTTCGTCGGCGTCCTCGTCGCCAACATCGAGTTCGCGATCCTCGGCTCGGCGGGCGCCGGCGGGGCGTCGATCGCGCAGGCCTCGAGCGGATGGATTCCCGGTCCCGAAATCGCCGGCGTCGTCGCGATGACGGCCGCAATCGCGACCCTCTGGGCGGTGGTGGTCGGCCTCGATCTGCGAAGCGATCTCGAGAGCGGCGAGCGACACTTCCTGCTCGTCCTCGGCGGGCTGGTCGCGTTCTCCGCGGGCGGCAGTCAGGTCGGACTGGCGGTCGGGCCGTTGATCCCGCTGTCGGGCACCCTCGAGATCCCCCTGATCGCGCTGCTCGTCGGCGGCGGGTTCGGGCTCCTGCTCGGCTCGTGGACCGGCGCACCGCGGATGATCAAGGCGATCTCGCAGGACTACTCCTCGCTGGGCCCGCGGCGCTCGATCGCCGCGCTCATCCCCTCGTTCATGATCGCACAGAGCGCGGTGCTCTTCGGGATCCCCGTCTCGTTCAACGAGATCATTGTCAGCGCGATCATCGGGAGCGGCTACGCCGCCGCGGGCGCCGGCGGCGGCGTCAGCGCCCGGAAGATGGGGTACACCGTCCTCGCGTGGATCGGCTCGCTGGCCGGGTCGATCATCATCTCCTACGTCGCCTTCACCGCGGTCGCCGCCGTTCTCGGCTGA
- a CDS encoding bacterio-opsin activator domain-containing protein, with product MIANDGLRILLVEDNPGDARLIEEMLRETTVPLSSIERGRDRRSDVDRGAEAVEILRADRLETGLERLAASSVDIVLLDLGLPDSSGLDTLTTVLERSAAVPIVVLTGLSDERVGVRAVQQGAQAYLVKDEITSGLLTRSLRHALERHHRETQLTALSTVSRELMSMTSFDDIAERAVTAAAESLDFPVAVICLYDTDRGELRLRAATDRAEELLFTEEPTDDAAEVSTCLSASCAEIVERVFATNQVDVATADDAQSSLSDTDSPLRSRLTFPLDTHGVFLVGSTNAPTIPSIGVDYATILATNTEAALDRLSRERRLQEREAALESQTESLERLNRINTMIRDVVQSVVHATTRTEIEQAVCDRLVAVDSFRFAWIGAHDSLSGTVTPNARSGVENGYLDSVPFETDGDSAECGPVGAAVRTRELRVVEDAVQKLSSASRREEAMKRGYRSIASIPLVYAETLYGVLTIYADRPRIFTERVQSVLTELGETIAHAINAVESQRALISDRIVELKFEVQDADIVFLELTAEIGCECTVESVVPRMDDRLRVFFSTGGASVDEVVEFAERSLVIEEFTLVAERATDCVFECTLREPNVVSFCLKQGVTVQTLTAADGAGHLTVELSSDADVRGFAERFQSTYPGTSLVASREDERSVQTRQAFQTTLADRLTDRQAEVLRTAFFSGYFESPRASSGRDVAATLDITQPTFNHHLRAALRKLLTLLYTD from the coding sequence ATGATAGCGAACGACGGTCTCCGGATCCTGCTCGTCGAGGACAATCCGGGCGACGCTCGCTTGATCGAAGAGATGCTTCGGGAGACGACCGTCCCGTTGTCGTCGATCGAACGCGGTAGAGACCGTAGATCGGACGTCGACCGCGGAGCCGAGGCGGTGGAGATCCTTCGTGCCGATCGCCTCGAGACGGGACTCGAGCGGTTAGCGGCGTCGTCGGTCGACATCGTATTGCTCGACCTGGGACTGCCGGACAGTTCGGGTCTGGACACGCTCACGACCGTCCTCGAGCGTTCCGCGGCCGTGCCGATCGTGGTGCTGACCGGCCTCTCCGACGAACGGGTCGGCGTCCGCGCCGTCCAGCAGGGCGCACAGGCGTACCTCGTCAAAGACGAGATCACCAGCGGGCTACTGACCCGATCGCTCCGACACGCGCTCGAACGCCACCATCGCGAAACGCAGTTGACCGCGCTCTCGACGGTCTCGCGGGAACTGATGTCCATGACCTCCTTCGACGACATCGCGGAGCGGGCGGTCACGGCGGCGGCCGAATCCCTCGATTTTCCCGTCGCCGTGATCTGTCTCTACGACACCGATCGAGGCGAGTTGCGGCTCCGCGCTGCCACCGATCGGGCCGAAGAACTACTGTTCACCGAGGAACCGACCGACGACGCGGCCGAGGTCTCGACCTGCTTATCGGCGTCCTGTGCGGAGATCGTAGAGCGCGTGTTCGCCACGAATCAGGTCGACGTCGCTACGGCCGACGACGCACAGTCCTCCCTCTCGGACACCGACTCTCCGCTGCGAAGTCGGCTCACCTTCCCGCTCGATACGCACGGTGTGTTCCTCGTCGGTTCGACGAACGCGCCGACGATTCCGTCTATCGGCGTCGACTACGCGACGATCCTGGCGACGAACACGGAGGCGGCACTCGATCGGCTCAGCCGCGAACGGCGACTGCAGGAGCGAGAGGCTGCGCTCGAGTCGCAGACCGAGTCCCTCGAACGACTCAACCGGATCAACACCATGATCCGTGACGTCGTCCAGAGCGTCGTCCACGCGACGACGCGAACCGAGATCGAGCAGGCCGTCTGCGATCGACTGGTGGCCGTCGATTCGTTTCGCTTCGCCTGGATCGGCGCCCACGACTCGCTCTCGGGGACGGTTACGCCGAACGCTCGGTCGGGTGTCGAGAACGGCTACCTCGACAGCGTCCCGTTCGAGACCGACGGGGATTCGGCCGAGTGCGGCCCGGTCGGGGCCGCCGTGCGGACGCGTGAACTCCGGGTCGTCGAGGACGCGGTCCAGAAGCTGTCGTCCGCCTCACGGCGCGAGGAAGCGATGAAACGCGGTTATCGGTCCATCGCCAGCATCCCTCTCGTCTACGCGGAGACGCTGTACGGCGTCCTCACGATCTACGCGGACCGTCCGCGGATCTTCACCGAGCGAGTACAGTCCGTGCTGACCGAACTCGGCGAGACGATCGCCCACGCGATCAACGCGGTCGAAAGCCAGCGAGCGCTGATCAGCGACCGGATCGTCGAACTCAAGTTCGAGGTGCAGGACGCGGATATCGTCTTTCTCGAGCTGACCGCAGAGATCGGTTGCGAGTGCACCGTCGAGAGCGTCGTTCCGCGAATGGACGATCGGCTCCGGGTGTTCTTCTCGACCGGCGGCGCATCGGTCGACGAAGTAGTCGAATTCGCCGAACGATCGCTCGTCATCGAGGAGTTCACGCTCGTCGCGGAGCGGGCGACCGACTGCGTGTTCGAGTGTACGCTGCGAGAGCCGAACGTCGTTTCGTTCTGTCTCAAGCAGGGAGTGACGGTGCAGACGCTGACGGCGGCCGACGGAGCGGGCCACTTGACGGTCGAACTCTCCAGCGATGCGGACGTTCGAGGGTTTGCAGAGCGGTTTCAGTCGACGTATCCCGGGACATCGCTGGTGGCGAGTCGGGAGGACGAGCGATCGGTACAGACGCGACAGGCGTTCCAGACGACGCTGGCGGACCGGCTGACGGATCGGCAGGCGGAGGTCCTTCGGACGGCCTTCTTCAGCGGCTACTTCGAATCGCCGCGCGCGAGCAGCGGGCGGGACGTGGCGGCGACCCTCGACATCACGCAGCCGACGTTCAACCACCACCTCCGAGCGGCCCTGCGCAAGCTATTGACGCTGCTCTACACCGACTGA